A stretch of Aerococcaceae bacterium zg-252 DNA encodes these proteins:
- a CDS encoding MFS transporter, which translates to MEATMQHETQESRAIYRKAKIWQIILYSFNALGGMAIYILMNQVSYAASIGFGISTTVIGVILTASRIFDAITDPMLAFLYDRVQTKYGKLRILIMSGFIIESVAIWLIFEGLINKQMGTFVFVLLNGLYVIGYTLINMTIQTIPALLTNDPKQRPMVGVWTTLFNFLVPTSLSIFLNVVVLQRAGGTFNAAYLSMAVRSVLFLAFVGNVLCCIGISGIDKPENFLGTNRQTEPLKFKDMIDVLKNNKPLRAYIAAAASDKIAQNAGSQAVITTLLYGIIIGDMGLSSILRLISMIPSILFAIIGAKYVGKNGAKKGIVTWTYASIIASIVTVVFFVLIDPSKIANKGLETAIYVILGIIVLGCTMCVTISNSSFMADIVDYELDRTGKYIPAVISGTYSLIDKIISSFGALISTFAIAAIGYTSTVPQPGDEMTTGVFLIAMAVTYGLPILGWIVTLIAMKNCDLTMDEMVRVQERIAVKKEALSNSKNM; encoded by the coding sequence ATGGAAGCAACGATGCAACATGAAACACAAGAAAGTAGAGCGATTTATAGAAAAGCAAAAATTTGGCAAATAATATTATATTCGTTTAATGCTTTAGGTGGAATGGCTATATATATATTAATGAATCAAGTGAGTTATGCTGCAAGCATTGGATTTGGTATTTCAACAACAGTAATTGGTGTGATTTTAACGGCATCTAGAATCTTTGATGCAATAACTGATCCTATGTTGGCATTTTTATATGACAGAGTCCAAACGAAATATGGGAAACTGCGCATTTTAATTATGAGTGGATTCATTATTGAATCTGTAGCTATTTGGTTAATTTTTGAAGGCTTAATCAATAAACAAATGGGGACATTTGTATTTGTTTTGCTAAATGGACTTTATGTAATAGGATATACACTGATTAATATGACTATTCAAACGATACCTGCATTACTGACTAATGATCCAAAGCAAAGACCAATGGTAGGAGTTTGGACCACTTTATTTAACTTCTTAGTTCCGACATCTTTAAGTATCTTTTTAAACGTAGTCGTTTTACAAAGAGCGGGAGGAACTTTTAATGCTGCATACCTTTCTATGGCAGTGAGATCAGTGTTATTTTTAGCATTTGTTGGAAATGTCCTATGCTGTATTGGTATTAGTGGTATTGATAAGCCAGAAAATTTTTTAGGAACGAACCGTCAAACTGAACCGTTAAAATTTAAAGATATGATTGACGTACTTAAAAATAATAAACCGTTAAGAGCTTATATTGCAGCAGCAGCATCGGATAAAATTGCACAAAATGCCGGCTCACAAGCCGTAATTACAACGCTATTATATGGGATAATTATAGGAGATATGGGGCTATCAAGTATCTTGCGATTGATTTCTATGATACCTTCCATTCTTTTTGCAATAATAGGTGCAAAATATGTTGGGAAAAATGGTGCTAAAAAAGGGATTGTAACTTGGACTTATGCGAGTATTATCGCATCTATTGTTACTGTAGTGTTTTTCGTTCTCATCGATCCAAGTAAAATTGCTAATAAAGGATTGGAAACAGCCATATATGTTATTTTAGGAATTATAGTTTTGGGCTGTACAATGTGTGTTACTATCTCAAATAGTTCATTTATGGCAGACATTGTTGATTACGAGTTAGATAGAACAGGAAAATATATTCCAGCAGTTATTTCTGGAACTTATAGCTTGATTGATAAAATTATTTCATCTTTTGGTGCTTTAATTTCTACATTTGCTATAGCAGCAATCGGTTATACATCAACTGTTCCACAACCTGGCGATGAAATGACAACAGGAGTATTTCTTATTGCGATGGCAGTAACATATGGGTTGCCTATTTTAGGTTGGATTGTTACTTTAATTGCAATGAAAAACTGTGATTTAACCATGGATGAAATGGTTCGTGTTCAAGAGAGAATTGCGGTGAAAAAAGAAGCACTCTCTAATAGTAAAAATATGTAA
- a CDS encoding family 78 glycoside hydrolase catalytic domain → MKGIRLKTNHMINPIGIDADSIFFSWNCEEDSFQTAWQIQIFIKDELFWDSGKVDSSDMSYLYQEYLPHKTVFAWKIRLWNEELKVGEWSHFSFFETGLDTQNLTIQWINPEIDKLNIENYSLEDSINRYTFLNWKKKAEESENNTVQPFPQQTITGDFQVHQPASYLKKSFTVEQLGDSRLYITSKGLYVVWINGERIEDMVLAPGTTSFDYHVSIQTYDISSYLKEGDNQLLIALGDGWYRSTSGVSGDRNIFGEDIGVWFRVETNGEVICEANQDIQASQNGPIRQNDMQHGEIYDARLSKIEAWHEVKVENNYLKLKGMNTVPIIENERFVGKIITTPNGDKVIDFGQNIAGYPEIEIDAKEGQVIRLVCGEALDENGNFTQENFQERDRHKEGGILQIIELICKNGYNYYKPSFTIMGFQYAKIETDVDLTNATFTAVAVYSKMETLGHFESSNVQLNQLVQNSIWSMKGNFCDIPTDCPTRERAGWTGDIGLFIETGLYLMDCLPIVRKWLLECQVNQYEDGKVANISPKNSFGSYITELLCMSVGWGDSVIITPYEMYKRTGDISLLKENYAMMQKWYAFLYGRAQMTTDEQLDGEFSKYTVLNGMDYGEWSEPGITAQQAMMNPRKSIGTAYLAYSGRLMAEIAGVLGRNEEADKYMLISENAKKAYRYAFTNNGIIKSDRQHEYVRAIQFNLLPEDKLQEAANELNKMIIENNYHLNTGFLSTPHLCSALTKYGYYDTAYKLLLQDTYPSWLYAINKGANTIWETWDGINQNGKPQESLNHYAYGAISGWLFKGVCGINISGNEIVIQPNPNKLLEMAKASYASPVGLVKSGWQFENEKLIFDIEIPVNNKARFILPNGKSEVLNPGVHKIIMKWSEIDDKTILL, encoded by the coding sequence ATGAAAGGAATCCGATTAAAAACTAATCATATGATTAATCCAATTGGAATCGATGCAGATTCAATATTTTTTTCATGGAATTGTGAAGAAGATTCATTTCAAACAGCATGGCAAATTCAAATATTTATTAAGGATGAATTGTTTTGGGATAGTGGAAAAGTAGATTCCTCTGATATGTCGTATTTATACCAAGAGTATTTACCGCATAAAACTGTTTTTGCGTGGAAAATACGACTGTGGAATGAGGAACTAAAAGTAGGGGAATGGAGTCACTTTTCTTTTTTCGAAACGGGATTAGATACTCAAAATCTTACTATACAGTGGATTAATCCAGAAATTGATAAACTCAATATTGAAAATTATTCGCTAGAGGATTCAATTAATCGATATACATTTTTAAATTGGAAAAAAAAGGCAGAAGAGTCAGAAAATAATACAGTGCAGCCGTTTCCACAACAAACTATTACAGGAGACTTTCAAGTACATCAACCGGCTAGTTATTTGAAAAAAAGTTTTACGGTAGAACAATTAGGAGATAGTCGGTTATACATAACATCAAAAGGACTGTATGTTGTTTGGATAAATGGAGAAAGAATTGAAGATATGGTATTAGCACCGGGGACTACTTCATTTGATTACCATGTTAGCATACAAACTTATGATATTTCTTCCTATCTCAAAGAGGGAGATAATCAGTTACTAATTGCCTTAGGCGACGGTTGGTATCGAAGTACATCGGGTGTTTCGGGAGATCGAAATATTTTTGGTGAAGATATAGGTGTTTGGTTCAGGGTTGAAACAAATGGGGAAGTGATTTGTGAAGCGAATCAAGATATACAAGCCAGTCAAAATGGACCGATACGTCAAAATGACATGCAGCATGGGGAAATATACGATGCGAGATTAAGTAAGATAGAAGCTTGGCATGAAGTTAAAGTTGAAAATAATTATCTAAAATTGAAAGGTATGAATACTGTTCCGATTATCGAAAATGAACGATTTGTAGGGAAAATTATTACGACTCCAAATGGAGATAAAGTTATTGATTTTGGACAGAATATTGCTGGATATCCTGAAATTGAGATTGATGCAAAAGAAGGTCAAGTGATAAGGTTAGTGTGTGGTGAGGCATTGGATGAAAATGGTAATTTCACACAGGAAAATTTTCAAGAACGTGATCGTCATAAAGAGGGTGGCATATTACAAATTATCGAATTAATCTGTAAAAATGGCTACAATTATTACAAACCGTCGTTTACTATAATGGGATTTCAATATGCTAAGATTGAAACGGATGTTGATTTAACAAATGCAACATTTACTGCTGTTGCGGTTTATTCTAAAATGGAAACTTTAGGACATTTTGAGAGTTCTAATGTGCAGCTTAATCAATTAGTACAAAACAGCATTTGGAGTATGAAAGGGAATTTTTGTGATATACCGACTGATTGTCCAACTCGAGAAAGGGCAGGTTGGACAGGAGACATCGGATTATTTATTGAAACAGGACTATATTTAATGGACTGTTTGCCTATAGTTAGAAAATGGTTATTGGAATGTCAAGTTAACCAATATGAGGATGGTAAAGTTGCCAATATTAGCCCCAAAAATAGTTTTGGAAGTTATATAACAGAGTTGTTATGTATGTCGGTGGGGTGGGGTGATTCAGTGATTATTACGCCTTATGAAATGTATAAGCGTACTGGTGATATTTCGTTATTAAAAGAAAATTATGCAATGATGCAGAAATGGTATGCGTTTTTATATGGAAGAGCACAAATGACTACTGATGAACAATTAGACGGTGAGTTTTCGAAATATACTGTACTTAACGGAATGGATTATGGCGAATGGAGTGAACCAGGGATTACTGCACAACAGGCGATGATGAATCCACGGAAGTCAATAGGAACTGCCTATTTAGCTTATTCAGGTCGTTTAATGGCTGAAATAGCAGGAGTTCTTGGGCGAAATGAAGAGGCTGATAAGTATATGTTAATTTCGGAAAATGCTAAAAAAGCCTATCGATATGCTTTTACAAACAATGGCATTATTAAATCTGATAGACAGCATGAATATGTAAGAGCCATTCAATTTAATTTGCTACCAGAAGATAAGCTTCAAGAAGCAGCGAATGAATTAAATAAAATGATAATAGAAAATAACTATCATTTAAATACTGGCTTTTTATCGACGCCGCATTTATGTTCTGCTTTAACTAAATATGGTTATTATGATACCGCTTATAAATTGTTGTTACAAGATACTTATCCAAGTTGGTTATATGCGATAAATAAAGGTGCTAATACTATTTGGGAAACATGGGATGGAATTAATCAAAATGGAAAGCCGCAGGAATCTTTAAATCATTATGCTTATGGTGCTATTAGCGGATGGTTGTTTAAGGGCGTATGTGGAATCAATATATCTGGAAATGAAATAGTTATTCAACCTAATCCAAATAAATTGTTGGAAATGGCTAAGGCGTCG
- a CDS encoding DUF5597 domain-containing protein produces MNKTRTVFTVDNKPFIAISGETHNSNASSAETMESIFEKAVTLGLNTVLVPAYWELIEPIEGRFEFDLIDALISQAREYQLHLIFLWFGTWKNAQSMYAPEWVKRDLERFPRAQVEKGKNKVSLKQFYNMPYTTLSYLGEETCKADAQAFSKFMAHIKEIDGEIGTVIGIQVENEVGLQGSDREHSDKADELFIQTVPEKFIKHMKANSASMDKTIKEIVEKAPNVGTWEEIFGKVAGEVFSAYQFASYVEKVAAAGKKEYSLPFIVNCWLDKGQDAGVYPSGGPIAKMMEVWKYAAPSIDVYAPDIYVPNFIEVCDSYLKLDNPLFIPETATHSHAAPRLVYTIGHYHAAGFAPFGFEDMGQPFDDISAYLFGVDTSDPLLKQPQNVLEYQWVARTLNDMMPLLISKYGTNELQAVSSESFNSNDITVVSAESISNGAMLFGDIIFNVLMNIPIINRKDGVCLILQEDEETFYIIANGCMLHFASNDVDKPNVDIISLEEGIFMKNRWIPTKRLNGDEASRLSFNEYKLLKLKLFTYQ; encoded by the coding sequence ATGAATAAAACAAGAACTGTTTTTACAGTTGATAATAAGCCATTTATAGCGATTTCAGGAGAAACTCACAATTCGAATGCATCAAGTGCAGAAACGATGGAATCTATTTTTGAAAAAGCGGTAACATTAGGTTTGAATACTGTACTTGTACCAGCATATTGGGAATTGATTGAACCAATCGAAGGGAGATTCGAATTTGATTTAATTGATGCATTGATTAGTCAAGCTAGAGAGTATCAACTGCACTTAATATTTCTATGGTTTGGCACATGGAAAAATGCACAATCTATGTATGCTCCAGAATGGGTAAAAAGAGATTTAGAAAGATTTCCTAGAGCTCAGGTTGAAAAAGGAAAAAATAAAGTATCATTAAAACAATTTTATAATATGCCCTATACCACATTATCTTATCTGGGGGAAGAAACATGTAAGGCAGATGCACAAGCCTTTAGTAAATTTATGGCACATATTAAAGAGATTGACGGTGAGATAGGAACTGTTATTGGAATTCAAGTTGAGAATGAGGTTGGTTTGCAGGGAAGTGATCGAGAACATTCTGATAAGGCAGATGAATTATTTATACAAACTGTTCCGGAGAAATTTATAAAACACATGAAGGCTAATAGTGCTTCAATGGATAAAACAATAAAGGAAATAGTTGAAAAAGCCCCTAATGTGGGTACTTGGGAAGAAATATTTGGCAAGGTAGCAGGAGAAGTATTTTCAGCGTATCAATTCGCAAGTTATGTAGAAAAGGTAGCAGCAGCTGGTAAAAAGGAGTATTCCTTACCATTTATTGTTAATTGCTGGCTAGATAAAGGGCAAGATGCAGGGGTGTATCCTAGTGGAGGACCTATTGCTAAAATGATGGAAGTGTGGAAATATGCAGCACCCTCAATAGATGTTTATGCTCCGGATATCTATGTACCTAATTTTATTGAAGTTTGTGATTCGTATCTGAAATTGGATAATCCACTATTTATACCGGAGACAGCTACACATTCGCATGCAGCTCCGAGATTAGTATATACAATTGGACATTACCATGCAGCGGGATTTGCTCCGTTTGGTTTTGAAGATATGGGGCAACCATTTGATGATATATCTGCTTATTTATTTGGAGTAGATACAAGTGATCCGTTATTAAAGCAACCACAAAATGTGTTGGAATATCAATGGGTGGCAAGAACACTTAATGATATGATGCCACTGTTAATTAGTAAATACGGAACGAATGAATTACAGGCGGTGAGTTCAGAAAGTTTTAATTCTAATGATATAACTGTTGTATCGGCAGAGAGTATTAGCAATGGGGCAATGTTATTTGGAGATATTATCTTTAATGTTCTCATGAATATACCTATTATTAATAGAAAAGATGGGGTGTGTTTGATACTGCAAGAAGATGAGGAAACTTTTTATATTATTGCTAATGGATGTATGTTGCATTTTGCTTCGAATGATGTGGATAAACCTAATGTAGATATTATTTCATTAGAAGAAGGAATCTTTATGAAAAATAGATGGATTCCTACTAAGCGGTTGAATGGAGACGAGGCGAGTCGTTTGAGCTTTAATGAATATAAATTACTAAAATTAAAATTATTTACATACCAATAA